The following proteins come from a genomic window of Gossypium raimondii isolate GPD5lz chromosome 5, ASM2569854v1, whole genome shotgun sequence:
- the LOC105766923 gene encoding uncharacterized protein LOC105766923: protein MAASQKNAQQCTNGKLWNSSSEALTLTDKKVWQGSHYADFPEIIEDGDAREFIHESVTDDADIPGSVAGLVYRRRDGTKWVVAWSNPLDENSKVYTDIQRQPIHWGQIKTNLEKRGKPKFKVTKFGYIASIEIDPGSRSPQMKASFELEA, encoded by the exons ATGGCTGCTTCTCAGAAAAATGCTCAACAATGCACAAACGGCAAGCTTTGGAACTCTTCCAGCGAAGCCCTAACCTTGACTGACAAGAAAGTTTGGCAAGGCTCTCATTATGCGGATTTCCCAGAAATAATTGAAGATGGAGATGCGAGAGAGTTTATACATGAATCAGTGACTGATGATGCTGATATTCCAGGTTCAGTTGCTGGTCTTGTGTACAGGCGACGTGATGGAACTAAGTGGGTTGTTGCCTGGAGCAACCCTCTCGATGAGAACAGCAAG GTCTATACTGATATCCAAAGGCAACCTATTCACTGGGGTCAAATCAAAACCAACCTTGAGAAAAGaggaaaaccaaaatttaaagttaCAAAGTTTGGGTACATTGCATCTATTGAAATTGATCCCGGGAGCCGTTCACCCCAAATGAAGGCATCATTTGAGTTAGAGGCTTAA
- the LOC105766924 gene encoding uncharacterized protein LOC105766924, whose protein sequence is MGFGKRWTGWVLECVSTARAAVLINHMVTNEFRIYRGLRQGDLLSTFLFILVMEVLHLVMDKAEEMRIIEGIKDVILGQSFTHLQFADDTILFLRADKEVVRNTKYILRCFEIFSRLSIKFRKSCIVGFGIDEEFMYRMVVVSKCKIKELSFNYLGIPLGVDPRKISTWNGIVERVERKLSGWKCRSLSWVVIIL, encoded by the coding sequence atgggGTTTGGAAAGAGGTGGACTGGTTGGGTGTTGGAGTGTGTGTCAACAGCGAGAGCAGCGGTACTTATCAATCATATGGTCACAAATGAGTTTAGAATCTACAGAGGTCTCAGACAAGGGGACCTATTATCAACATTCTTATTTATTCTAGTGATGGAAGTACTGCACTTGGTGATGGATAAAGCTGAGGAAATGAGGATCATTGAGGGGATAAAAGATGTTATACTTGGTCAGTCATTCACACATTTACAATTCGCGGATGAcaccattttatttttgagggCGGATAAGGAAGTGGTGAGGAATACTAAGTATATTCTTCGTTGCTTTGAAATTTTCTCTAGGTTAAGTATTAAATTTCGTAAGTCATGTATTGTGGGGTTTGGCATTGATGAGGAGTTTATGTACAGAATGGTTGTTGTTTCTAAGTGTAAGATAAAGGAATTGTCGTTCAATTACTTGGGAATTCCATTAGGAGTTGATCCAAGGAAGATTTCTACTTGGAATGGAATCGTGGAAAGAGTTGAGAGGAAACTATCGGGCTGGAAGTGTCGTTCTCTCTCTTGGGTAGTGATAATACTCTAA